One Mya arenaria isolate MELC-2E11 chromosome 5, ASM2691426v1 genomic window carries:
- the LOC128234028 gene encoding uncharacterized protein LOC128234028 isoform X1 — translation MATFFTFGILLAVFRSECFELLVKQVPSPAYEHDHVTLSASYSGFEETEHPTRVVWGIISPLQSVGRILLPGCTVFGPIDISAYNFTCSEGELTWTIFNVSRSQQGQIWSCMLATNVNSVQAELALKLHDPLMPTLEVSPETVQEYHSVTLMCTIYDQVIPVSWAINGQHTGIWIGVYLGNCTTSPEVLPSDYNCTCISAKMYSCTIKNVTRAQHGDKWKCLANNAKGITMQSGDVEVKVLVGVSAVQLTKPTEIEVIEAEHFRVLFECVSEGLPAPTIRWFMDNKTPNNTDDDVELKLNSSSIIRETKQNADNTYRVKSQLDFTIDRKFDGMEIYCTTNNTARVLISTRRPVIRVQYSQLFIENPVNCGEPAILRCRSSSATTSIWNFKLNGNSIVSSTTTIDFNSVYSESTDLDGTITLVVRNTSVHDRGSYTCQISSYPESQPVGLEFECKPKALEINVTVDAKIRFMFDNVYPIPTEVVVTVFSQFKEEFTCGYVSCKQNNEGYHNCVWNSNRNFRRGTYTYVVDMQFITKTDSLAGSFTIDMNPSNESLTLETTHRVKDSTPDINVTCTYTGNRTVYVVSWYRNRALVGAVNPSCAILIRPHFDRYQFICPSPFETVLSVEKLILNQTVDKWTCQVGLGFGNVLESSPVDILLEATEGSDQLESNSETVKVVGGVIGGFVTGWLVGIASVFLVHKMRLIEKCMAEKETADIPTKLAAAHQKESLPNENEQEQDTNTNPSDYQNTMGTAGSDQTAGNTGPYESLQERNQEQYDIILQY, via the exons atGGCTACGTTTTTCACATTTGGAATTCTGCTTGCGGTTTTCAGGAGTG AATGCTTTGAGTTATTGGTCAAACAAGTTCCAAGTCCGGCATATGAACACGACCACGTCACCCTGAGTGCAAGTTACTCTGGATTTGAGGAGACAGAACATCCGACTCGTGTTGTATGGGGCATAATTTCACCTTTGCAAAGTGTCGGACGAATACTTTTACCTGGGTGTACTGTATTTGGCCCTATTGATATTAGCGCGTACAACTTTACATGTTCCGAAGGCGAGTTAACATGGACCATTTTCAACGTCAGTCGATCTCAACAGGGTCAGATTTGGAGCTGCATGTTAGCCACCAACGTCAATTCCGTTCAAGCGGAACTAGCTCTAAAACTGCACG atCCACTGATGCCTACTCTAGAAGTAAGTCCGGAAACGGTGCAAGAGTATCATTCCGTTACGCTTATGTGTACAATATACGACCAAGTGATTCCGGTATCCTGGGCTATAAACGGTCAACACACAGGTATTTGGATAGGAGTATATTTAGGCAACTGTACTACAAGCCCCGAGGTGTTACCATCAGACTACAACTgcacatgtatcagtgctaaAATGTACAGTTGTACGATCAAGAATGTCACACGTGCTCAACACGGCGACAAGTGGAAGTGTCTAGCAAATAACGCGAAAGGAATAACAATGCAGAGTGGAGATGTagaagttaaagttttag TTGGAGTTTCGGCTGTGCAGTTAACGAAGCCAACAGAAATTGAAGTGATAGAAGCGGAACACTTTAGAGTACTATTTGAGTGTGTATCTGAGGGACTTCCGGCTCCCACCATTCGTTGGTTTATGGATAACAAAACACCAAACAACACCGACGATGATGTGGAGCTTAAGCTAAATAGTTCAAGTATAATACGCGAAACCAAACAAAATGCAGATAACACTTACCGTGTCAAGAGCCAACTTGACTTTACCATAGATCGCAAATTTGATGGAATGGAAATCTATTGTACTACAAACAACACTGCACGTGTGTTAATATCGACAAGACGCCCCGTAATTCGTGTCCAGT ATTCGCAATTGTTCATTGAAAATCCTGTAAACTGTGGTGAACCTGCAATTTTGAGATGTAGAAGTTCTTCTGCAACTACATCAATCTGGAACTTTAAACTGAACGGCAATTCAATTGTCAGCAGCACCACCACTATTGACTTTAATTCAGTGTACAGTGAATCGACAGATTTGGATGGAACTATTACGCTCGTAGTCCGTAATACAAGTGTACACGATCGGGGAAGCTACACCTGCCAAATATCTTCATATCCTGAAAGTCAACCCGTGGGACTGGAATTTGAAT GTAAGCCTAAAGCATTGGAAATAAATGTGACAGTTGATGCAAAAATACGCTTCATGTTTGACAATGTGTACCCTATCCCAACGGAAGTGGTCGTTACAGTATTCAGCCAG TTCAAAGAAGAATTCACATGCGGATATGTCTCTTGCAAGCAAAACAATGAAGGATACCATAATTGCGTTTGGAATTCAAACAGGAACTTTAGAAGAGGGACGTATACTTATGTTGTCGACATGCAGTTCATTACAAAGACGGATTCTTTAGCTGGAAGCTTCACCATTG ATATGAATCCAAGTAATGAAAGCCTTACTTTAGAAACGACTCACAGGGTTAAAGACAGCACACCAGATATAAATGTAACATGTACTTATACCGGAAATCGAACTGTGTATGTGGTATCATGGTATCGTAACAGGGCTTTAGTAGGAGCTGTGAATCCTAGCTGTGCAATTCTGATTCGCCCTCACTTCGATCGATACCAGTTCATATGCCCGTCGCCTTTTGAAACAGTTTTGTCTGTTGAAAAATTAATACTTAATCAAACTGTGGACAAGTGGACGTGTCAAGTGGGGTTAGGATTTGGCAATGTTCTTGAAAGTAGTCCCGTGGATATACTTTTGGAAG CTACTGAAGGTTCCGATCAACTAGAAAGCAATTCTGAAACGGTCAAGGTTGTTGGCGGAGTAATTGGCGGATTTGTGACCGGTTGGCTTGTTGGTATTGCATCCGTATTTCTCGTTCACAAGATGCGTCTAATCGAGAAATGCATGGCTGAGAAAGAGACAGCAG ATATCCCGACGAAATTGGCTGCCGCTCATCAGAA agaaTCACTGCCCAACGAAAATGAACAGGAGCAAGATACCAATACTAATCCAAGTGATTATCAAAACACCATGGGTACAGCAGGATCTGATCA GACTGCTGGCAATACTGGACCATACGAAAGTTTGCAAGAACGTAACCAAGAACAGTACGATATCATCCTGCAATATTAG
- the LOC128234028 gene encoding uncharacterized protein LOC128234028 isoform X2, translating into MATFFTFGILLAVFRSECFELLVKQVPSPAYEHDHVTLSASYSGFEETEHPTRVVWGIISPLQSVGRILLPGCTVFGPIDISAYNFTCSEGELTWTIFNVSRSQQGQIWSCMLATNVNSVQAELALKLHDPLMPTLEVSPETVQEYHSVTLMCTIYDQVIPVSWAINGQHTVGVSAVQLTKPTEIEVIEAEHFRVLFECVSEGLPAPTIRWFMDNKTPNNTDDDVELKLNSSSIIRETKQNADNTYRVKSQLDFTIDRKFDGMEIYCTTNNTARVLISTRRPVIRVQYSQLFIENPVNCGEPAILRCRSSSATTSIWNFKLNGNSIVSSTTTIDFNSVYSESTDLDGTITLVVRNTSVHDRGSYTCQISSYPESQPVGLEFECKPKALEINVTVDAKIRFMFDNVYPIPTEVVVTVFSQFKEEFTCGYVSCKQNNEGYHNCVWNSNRNFRRGTYTYVVDMQFITKTDSLAGSFTIDMNPSNESLTLETTHRVKDSTPDINVTCTYTGNRTVYVVSWYRNRALVGAVNPSCAILIRPHFDRYQFICPSPFETVLSVEKLILNQTVDKWTCQVGLGFGNVLESSPVDILLEATEGSDQLESNSETVKVVGGVIGGFVTGWLVGIASVFLVHKMRLIEKCMAEKETADIPTKLAAAHQKESLPNENEQEQDTNTNPSDYQNTMGTAGSDQTAGNTGPYESLQERNQEQYDIILQY; encoded by the exons atGGCTACGTTTTTCACATTTGGAATTCTGCTTGCGGTTTTCAGGAGTG AATGCTTTGAGTTATTGGTCAAACAAGTTCCAAGTCCGGCATATGAACACGACCACGTCACCCTGAGTGCAAGTTACTCTGGATTTGAGGAGACAGAACATCCGACTCGTGTTGTATGGGGCATAATTTCACCTTTGCAAAGTGTCGGACGAATACTTTTACCTGGGTGTACTGTATTTGGCCCTATTGATATTAGCGCGTACAACTTTACATGTTCCGAAGGCGAGTTAACATGGACCATTTTCAACGTCAGTCGATCTCAACAGGGTCAGATTTGGAGCTGCATGTTAGCCACCAACGTCAATTCCGTTCAAGCGGAACTAGCTCTAAAACTGCACG atCCACTGATGCCTACTCTAGAAGTAAGTCCGGAAACGGTGCAAGAGTATCATTCCGTTACGCTTATGTGTACAATATACGACCAAGTGATTCCGGTATCCTGGGCTATAAACGGTCAACACACAG TTGGAGTTTCGGCTGTGCAGTTAACGAAGCCAACAGAAATTGAAGTGATAGAAGCGGAACACTTTAGAGTACTATTTGAGTGTGTATCTGAGGGACTTCCGGCTCCCACCATTCGTTGGTTTATGGATAACAAAACACCAAACAACACCGACGATGATGTGGAGCTTAAGCTAAATAGTTCAAGTATAATACGCGAAACCAAACAAAATGCAGATAACACTTACCGTGTCAAGAGCCAACTTGACTTTACCATAGATCGCAAATTTGATGGAATGGAAATCTATTGTACTACAAACAACACTGCACGTGTGTTAATATCGACAAGACGCCCCGTAATTCGTGTCCAGT ATTCGCAATTGTTCATTGAAAATCCTGTAAACTGTGGTGAACCTGCAATTTTGAGATGTAGAAGTTCTTCTGCAACTACATCAATCTGGAACTTTAAACTGAACGGCAATTCAATTGTCAGCAGCACCACCACTATTGACTTTAATTCAGTGTACAGTGAATCGACAGATTTGGATGGAACTATTACGCTCGTAGTCCGTAATACAAGTGTACACGATCGGGGAAGCTACACCTGCCAAATATCTTCATATCCTGAAAGTCAACCCGTGGGACTGGAATTTGAAT GTAAGCCTAAAGCATTGGAAATAAATGTGACAGTTGATGCAAAAATACGCTTCATGTTTGACAATGTGTACCCTATCCCAACGGAAGTGGTCGTTACAGTATTCAGCCAG TTCAAAGAAGAATTCACATGCGGATATGTCTCTTGCAAGCAAAACAATGAAGGATACCATAATTGCGTTTGGAATTCAAACAGGAACTTTAGAAGAGGGACGTATACTTATGTTGTCGACATGCAGTTCATTACAAAGACGGATTCTTTAGCTGGAAGCTTCACCATTG ATATGAATCCAAGTAATGAAAGCCTTACTTTAGAAACGACTCACAGGGTTAAAGACAGCACACCAGATATAAATGTAACATGTACTTATACCGGAAATCGAACTGTGTATGTGGTATCATGGTATCGTAACAGGGCTTTAGTAGGAGCTGTGAATCCTAGCTGTGCAATTCTGATTCGCCCTCACTTCGATCGATACCAGTTCATATGCCCGTCGCCTTTTGAAACAGTTTTGTCTGTTGAAAAATTAATACTTAATCAAACTGTGGACAAGTGGACGTGTCAAGTGGGGTTAGGATTTGGCAATGTTCTTGAAAGTAGTCCCGTGGATATACTTTTGGAAG CTACTGAAGGTTCCGATCAACTAGAAAGCAATTCTGAAACGGTCAAGGTTGTTGGCGGAGTAATTGGCGGATTTGTGACCGGTTGGCTTGTTGGTATTGCATCCGTATTTCTCGTTCACAAGATGCGTCTAATCGAGAAATGCATGGCTGAGAAAGAGACAGCAG ATATCCCGACGAAATTGGCTGCCGCTCATCAGAA agaaTCACTGCCCAACGAAAATGAACAGGAGCAAGATACCAATACTAATCCAAGTGATTATCAAAACACCATGGGTACAGCAGGATCTGATCA GACTGCTGGCAATACTGGACCATACGAAAGTTTGCAAGAACGTAACCAAGAACAGTACGATATCATCCTGCAATATTAG
- the LOC128234027 gene encoding adhesion G protein-coupled receptor E2-like isoform X2 translates to MDLRLAFLCFIFCFRDVSTAVGDDIDECSSAPCQNEATCVDNVNKYTCTCKAGYHGVNCEIEVYECSSNPCSNGGTCNDVIAGYSCTCMPGYQGTHCENEIDECLSSPCQHGTCINEIGKYLCTCESGYEGTNCDIDKDDCASSPCLNGASCVDLVNNYTCTCVQGFEGLKCEINIDECVDHQCLNGATCMDQVDGYTCACAEGFIGTYCQDGNAIDECASDPCKNGASCNDFINHYICTCPELFAGVNCQAALTNSSSSEALKNLTQIVDAGNYNMVLKQTENWTRSDVTPTDADIIFAIEILQTIASLSVPWTTEAITDAFSIVENVLDSGKEAISAAQSAERTSNRVIQVIDTLLDQLNVSGNNDVVKITTKTMAAAVVEQAGSINSVVGIRMTSASEVSPDALVTVRAFAAEDNSDVDVGIKLDAALVVNYTTKLSFVVHTNPVLFVEENSTYQVNSMVVSATLKRDGENVEKLNNNKVWVTLKITEQNTLPLCGYWDIAENQGYGGWRTDGCSVEQDSQSHVTCSCNHLTNFAILMDPRNTIPPLYQFSLGVISKVGLGLSIAALSITITFFIAFKTLREKDHQKVLLNLSVSLFCYSVIFLAGIDKTGSRSGCVTVAALLHYFILTSFMWMLVDAVQLYINIVLVFAKYNPTRFIVLAMIFAWGLPSLPVIFILAYDRSIYYNDHGYCWMERGPLTFAFIIPVALICTVNLFIFLIITFKLCSRAHKKLTQNQKSRRQFGLIGGFAMFILLGLTWIFGFLTIDDSQLVFRYLFAICNSLLGILILALFVVRRGETLKLWHDLCCKKKVLTKISASDTWAPKQHMHSKRTPVSFVPRQLTQVEKPSKRARFYEDGM, encoded by the exons ATGGACTTAAGACTCGCATTTCtgtgctttatattttgttttcggGATGTTTCAACCGCTGTAGGAGATG ACATCGACGAGTGCTCGTCTGCACCATGCCAGAACGAGGCCACGTGTGTTGATAATGTCAACAAGTATACCTGCACGTGTAAAGCCGGTTACCATGGCGTCAACTGCGAGATCG AAGTTTACGAGTGTTCGTCAAACCCCTGTTCAAACGGTGGCACGTGCAATGACGTCATAGCGGGGTACTCGTGCACGTGTATGCCTGGGTACCAAGGGACACACTGTGAAAATG AGATCGACGAATGTTTGTCGTCTCCATGCCAACATGGCACGTGCATCAACGAAATCGGTAAATACTTGTGCACGTGTGAATCAGGATACGAGGGGACAAATTGTGATATAG ATAAGGACGATTGTGCCTCCTCCCCGTGCCTAAACGGTGCCTCGTGTGTAGATTTAGTCAATAATTACACATGCACGTGTGTCCAGGGCTTTGAGGGATTAAAGTGCGAAATAA ACATAGACGAATGTGTTGACCACCAATGCCTGAATGGAGCCACGTGTATGGACCAGGTTGACGGCTACACATGCGCGTGTGCAGAGGGCTTCATAGGGACGTATTGTCAGGACGGCAACGCTATTGACGAATGCGCCTCAGATCCGTGCAAGAACGGCGCATCTTGCAATGACTTCATTAATCATTACATATGCACCTGCCCGGAGCTTTTCGCTGGCGTCAACTGCCAGGCTG CTCTGACGAATTCTTCCAGTAGTGAGGCACTCAAAAACCTGACCCAG ATCGTCGACGCCGGGAACTACAACATGGTTCTGAAGCAGACGGAGAATTGGACAAGATCAGATGTAACGCCGACAGATGCAGACATCATTTTTGCTATCGAAATATTGCAAACTATAGCTAGTTTGAGCGTTCCATGGACCACAGAG GCAATAACAGATGCGTTTTCAATTGTGGAGAACGTACTCGATTCCGGGAAAGAAGCTATATCCGCCGCACAGTCGGCGGAACGAACATCAAACAG GGTAATTCAAGTTATAGATACTCTTTTAGACCAGTTGAACGTTTCTGGGAATAATGACGTGGTTAAAATTACCACTAAAACCATGGCTGCTGCCGTCGTTGAGCAAGCCGGAAGTATTAACTCCGTGGTTGGTATTCGAATGACATCGGCGTCTGAGGTTTCCCCCGACGCCCTTGTCACTGTCAGAGCTTTCGCCGCTGAAGACAACTCGGACGTTGACGTCGGCATTAAACTGGATGCGGCTCTTGTTGTCA ATTACACAACAAAACTCTCGTTTGTCGTCCACACCAATCCAGTATTATTTGTCGAGGAGAACAGTACGTACCAGGTCAATAGTATGGTAGTTTCCGCTACCCTGAAAAGGGATGGAGAAAATGTGGAGAAACTGAACAACAACAAGGTCTGGGTAACGCTTAAAATTACAGAG CAAAACACATTGCCTCTCTGTGGATATTGGGACATTGCGGAAAACCAGGGATACGGTGGGTGGCGGACGGACGGATGCTCAGTCGAACAGGATTCGCAAAGTCACGTTACTTGCTCTTGCAACCACCTCACCAACTTTGCTATTCTCATG gATCCAAGGAACACTATTCCGCCCCTATATCAGTTTAGTCTCGGTGTGATTTCCAAAGTGGGTCTTGGACTTTCAATTGCTGCCCTCAGTATAACCATTACATTCTTTATTGCATTCAA AACGCTGAGAGAAAAGGATCACCAGAAAGTTCTCCTGAACCTGAGCGTGTCACTGTTCTGTTACTCTGTCATCTTCCTAGCAGGGATAGATAAGACAGGCTCCCGGTCGGGATGTGTAACAGTTGCT GCTTTGCTCCACTATTTCATCCTGACGTCCTTTATGTGGATGCTTGTTGATGCCGTCCAGCTTTACATAAACATCGTGCTGGTCTTCGCAAAATACAATCCCACCAGATTTATCGTCTTAGCCATGATATTTGCATGGG GTCTACCATCACTTCCTGTCATCTTTATACTTGCTTATGATCGGAGCATTTACTACAACGACCACGGATA TTGTTGGATGGAGCGGGGCCCACTTACGTTTGCCTTCATCATCCCGGTGGCCTTAATTTGTACCGTCAACTTGTTCATTTTCCTCATCATCACGTTCAAACTATGCTCGCGTGCCCACAAGAAGCTGACTCAAAACCAGAAAAGTCGCAGACAGTTTGGATTGATCGGAGGGTTTGCGATGTTCATTTTGCTtg GTCTGACGTGGATTTTTGGTTTCCTGACAATTGACGATTCTCAACTCGTTTTTCGCTACCTGTTTGCGATCTGCAACTCTTTGCTCGGAATCTTGATCTTGGCGCTATTTGTTGTCAGACGTGGCGAG ACGCTGAAACTATGGCACGATTTATGCTGCAAGAAGAAGGTTCTTACTAAAATAAGTGCTTCTGACACGTGGGCTCCAAAGCAACACATGCACTCTAAGAGAACACCCGTATCATTTGTTCCACGCCAACTGACACAAGTCGAAAAGCCCAGCAAGAGGGCACGATTCTATGAGGATGGAATGTAA
- the LOC128234027 gene encoding adhesion G protein-coupled receptor E2-like isoform X1 has product MDLRLAFLCFIFCFRDVSTAVGDDTCASSPCQNGATCVDQTEGYTCVCSSGYSGETCQTDIDECSSAPCQNEATCVDNVNKYTCTCKAGYHGVNCEIEVYECSSNPCSNGGTCNDVIAGYSCTCMPGYQGTHCENEIDECLSSPCQHGTCINEIGKYLCTCESGYEGTNCDIDKDDCASSPCLNGASCVDLVNNYTCTCVQGFEGLKCEINIDECVDHQCLNGATCMDQVDGYTCACAEGFIGTYCQDGNAIDECASDPCKNGASCNDFINHYICTCPELFAGVNCQAALTNSSSSEALKNLTQIVDAGNYNMVLKQTENWTRSDVTPTDADIIFAIEILQTIASLSVPWTTEAITDAFSIVENVLDSGKEAISAAQSAERTSNRVIQVIDTLLDQLNVSGNNDVVKITTKTMAAAVVEQAGSINSVVGIRMTSASEVSPDALVTVRAFAAEDNSDVDVGIKLDAALVVNYTTKLSFVVHTNPVLFVEENSTYQVNSMVVSATLKRDGENVEKLNNNKVWVTLKITEQNTLPLCGYWDIAENQGYGGWRTDGCSVEQDSQSHVTCSCNHLTNFAILMDPRNTIPPLYQFSLGVISKVGLGLSIAALSITITFFIAFKTLREKDHQKVLLNLSVSLFCYSVIFLAGIDKTGSRSGCVTVAALLHYFILTSFMWMLVDAVQLYINIVLVFAKYNPTRFIVLAMIFAWGLPSLPVIFILAYDRSIYYNDHGYCWMERGPLTFAFIIPVALICTVNLFIFLIITFKLCSRAHKKLTQNQKSRRQFGLIGGFAMFILLGLTWIFGFLTIDDSQLVFRYLFAICNSLLGILILALFVVRRGETLKLWHDLCCKKKVLTKISASDTWAPKQHMHSKRTPVSFVPRQLTQVEKPSKRARFYEDGM; this is encoded by the exons ATGGACTTAAGACTCGCATTTCtgtgctttatattttgttttcggGATGTTTCAACCGCTGTAGGAGATG ACACGTGTGCATCCAGTCCTTGTCAGAATGGCGCGACATGCGTGGATCAGACCGAAGGCTACACGTGCGTCTGTTCCTCTGGGTACTCTGGAGAGACTTGCCAAACAG ACATCGACGAGTGCTCGTCTGCACCATGCCAGAACGAGGCCACGTGTGTTGATAATGTCAACAAGTATACCTGCACGTGTAAAGCCGGTTACCATGGCGTCAACTGCGAGATCG AAGTTTACGAGTGTTCGTCAAACCCCTGTTCAAACGGTGGCACGTGCAATGACGTCATAGCGGGGTACTCGTGCACGTGTATGCCTGGGTACCAAGGGACACACTGTGAAAATG AGATCGACGAATGTTTGTCGTCTCCATGCCAACATGGCACGTGCATCAACGAAATCGGTAAATACTTGTGCACGTGTGAATCAGGATACGAGGGGACAAATTGTGATATAG ATAAGGACGATTGTGCCTCCTCCCCGTGCCTAAACGGTGCCTCGTGTGTAGATTTAGTCAATAATTACACATGCACGTGTGTCCAGGGCTTTGAGGGATTAAAGTGCGAAATAA ACATAGACGAATGTGTTGACCACCAATGCCTGAATGGAGCCACGTGTATGGACCAGGTTGACGGCTACACATGCGCGTGTGCAGAGGGCTTCATAGGGACGTATTGTCAGGACGGCAACGCTATTGACGAATGCGCCTCAGATCCGTGCAAGAACGGCGCATCTTGCAATGACTTCATTAATCATTACATATGCACCTGCCCGGAGCTTTTCGCTGGCGTCAACTGCCAGGCTG CTCTGACGAATTCTTCCAGTAGTGAGGCACTCAAAAACCTGACCCAG ATCGTCGACGCCGGGAACTACAACATGGTTCTGAAGCAGACGGAGAATTGGACAAGATCAGATGTAACGCCGACAGATGCAGACATCATTTTTGCTATCGAAATATTGCAAACTATAGCTAGTTTGAGCGTTCCATGGACCACAGAG GCAATAACAGATGCGTTTTCAATTGTGGAGAACGTACTCGATTCCGGGAAAGAAGCTATATCCGCCGCACAGTCGGCGGAACGAACATCAAACAG GGTAATTCAAGTTATAGATACTCTTTTAGACCAGTTGAACGTTTCTGGGAATAATGACGTGGTTAAAATTACCACTAAAACCATGGCTGCTGCCGTCGTTGAGCAAGCCGGAAGTATTAACTCCGTGGTTGGTATTCGAATGACATCGGCGTCTGAGGTTTCCCCCGACGCCCTTGTCACTGTCAGAGCTTTCGCCGCTGAAGACAACTCGGACGTTGACGTCGGCATTAAACTGGATGCGGCTCTTGTTGTCA ATTACACAACAAAACTCTCGTTTGTCGTCCACACCAATCCAGTATTATTTGTCGAGGAGAACAGTACGTACCAGGTCAATAGTATGGTAGTTTCCGCTACCCTGAAAAGGGATGGAGAAAATGTGGAGAAACTGAACAACAACAAGGTCTGGGTAACGCTTAAAATTACAGAG CAAAACACATTGCCTCTCTGTGGATATTGGGACATTGCGGAAAACCAGGGATACGGTGGGTGGCGGACGGACGGATGCTCAGTCGAACAGGATTCGCAAAGTCACGTTACTTGCTCTTGCAACCACCTCACCAACTTTGCTATTCTCATG gATCCAAGGAACACTATTCCGCCCCTATATCAGTTTAGTCTCGGTGTGATTTCCAAAGTGGGTCTTGGACTTTCAATTGCTGCCCTCAGTATAACCATTACATTCTTTATTGCATTCAA AACGCTGAGAGAAAAGGATCACCAGAAAGTTCTCCTGAACCTGAGCGTGTCACTGTTCTGTTACTCTGTCATCTTCCTAGCAGGGATAGATAAGACAGGCTCCCGGTCGGGATGTGTAACAGTTGCT GCTTTGCTCCACTATTTCATCCTGACGTCCTTTATGTGGATGCTTGTTGATGCCGTCCAGCTTTACATAAACATCGTGCTGGTCTTCGCAAAATACAATCCCACCAGATTTATCGTCTTAGCCATGATATTTGCATGGG GTCTACCATCACTTCCTGTCATCTTTATACTTGCTTATGATCGGAGCATTTACTACAACGACCACGGATA TTGTTGGATGGAGCGGGGCCCACTTACGTTTGCCTTCATCATCCCGGTGGCCTTAATTTGTACCGTCAACTTGTTCATTTTCCTCATCATCACGTTCAAACTATGCTCGCGTGCCCACAAGAAGCTGACTCAAAACCAGAAAAGTCGCAGACAGTTTGGATTGATCGGAGGGTTTGCGATGTTCATTTTGCTtg GTCTGACGTGGATTTTTGGTTTCCTGACAATTGACGATTCTCAACTCGTTTTTCGCTACCTGTTTGCGATCTGCAACTCTTTGCTCGGAATCTTGATCTTGGCGCTATTTGTTGTCAGACGTGGCGAG ACGCTGAAACTATGGCACGATTTATGCTGCAAGAAGAAGGTTCTTACTAAAATAAGTGCTTCTGACACGTGGGCTCCAAAGCAACACATGCACTCTAAGAGAACACCCGTATCATTTGTTCCACGCCAACTGACACAAGTCGAAAAGCCCAGCAAGAGGGCACGATTCTATGAGGATGGAATGTAA